The sequence below is a genomic window from Blastopirellula retiformator.
TCAGCGAATTGATCGAAACGATGGCGCTGGCGATCGTTCCTCCCAGGACCCAATTGTTGGTCGAGTTGGCGCTGCTGGCCCAGCCGAAGTTCTTTCCGTCGGTGCGATCGTGCGTCTGGTACTTGCTTTCGCCGACGATGATCACATTGGTCGAACCGTCGACCGCACTGTTGAAACCAACCTTCGAGTTGATGTAGAGCATGCCGTCGGTATCCAATCCGCGATTGGCGTCGCTGGCGGCCCGGCACTGAAAATCAGGACCGCCCCCCTGCACTCCCATGTAGCAGAGCAGGTTCTCTTGAATCGACGTCCGCGGATCAGACGGACACTGGTAAATCGGCAACACCTGTAGCCAGGCCGCTTGATTGGTCGCGCTTCCGGCGCCGTCAATCGGGTTCATCGTGAACCGCTCGTTGAAGTTAAACGAGTCGTGAAGCGCCGACTGTTCGATAAACGGCAGCATCAACACGGTCCACGGCGCGTATTCGCGATTGTTGCCGCCGCTCGAATAGCAGTTGCCGCTGGTCGCCGGAGCGTCGCGATCGGCGATAAAGCCCGAGGGAAACGAGCCGAACGTGTCGTGATAGTTGTGCAGCCCCAGACCAATGTTCTTCAGGTTATTGCTGCAACTCATCCGCCGCGCCGCTTCCCGAGCCTGCTGAACCGCCGGCAACAAGAGCGCGATCAAGACGCCGATGATGGCGATCACCACCAACAGCTCGACCAGCGTGAACCCTTTCCTTTTCTTCACCGCTTGCATAGAACACCCACTACATACGAGATGAATCCGTAATTCCCACTTCTAGGGAGCCGGAATCCATCTTAAGACATATAAATGGCAAGCGATAGATCGCCGTTTTTTTCGAGAATTTATTTGTCACGGCGCCGCTCGCGACTCCCCATCTGCGGCACAGGCGCCAAGCGGGCAAGCAAAAAATGCGCGCCGTTGCAGGACTATCCGATCGCATTGAGGGCGAGAATCTCCCCTTCCGCCAATTCGGTCCGCCGACAGCTCCGGCGGCAAAGCAGGCCGCCCTACTTCAACTTCTTCAGTTCGATCTTTCGAAATGCCGCCGATGTGTTCCAGGTCGAGATTCCCAGCGGCCGCATCGGCTCTTGTTCCCACCAGACGCTGAACTTCACCTCTTTCGGACTGACGCTGAAGATTGAGTCCCCATCGACCCACGCGGTCACCCACTCGGGCGTGACCCGCAACTTGATCTTGTACCACTGGTCGTTCTTGAACTCTTGATAGCCGGTAGCGCCATTCTCGACCGCCGTTAGATCGTCGACGTTCGACAATCCCGTCACGCCGCCCCCCCAGCCGCCGATGATCATCGTGCAGTGCTGGTCATGGATCGGAAAGGTGAGCCCGCAGAAGAAGTCGTCGCCGGCAGTCCGCTTCGCTTCCAGGGTGATCTCGTAGTCCATCTTCGGCGGTTGATCAGCGCGATAGATGCCGGTCGCCGAGTTTCCCTTCGCCAGATGCAACTCGCCCTCTTTGACGGTCACTTCGCCATGTCGATCGAACGACTTCTGATCGGCGATCTTCCAACCGGCGAGCGTCTTGCCGTCAAACAGTTTTTCAACCTCAGGCTCCTCGGCGTTCGCGCCCTGCGCGAGCACGACACTGCCGATCGCAAGAAGACAACCAAGCGAGGTCAATCTGGCGAGAGCAAACATGGCGGTTCTCCAATACTTCCAGGTTGGAACTGGCCTCCACGATACCCGGCAATACGCCCTGGACCTAGCTGCCTGTTGAAAAATGCGATCGTGGCATTTTCCAAACCCGTGTCAGCAAAAAACAAAATCCAGAATGTTCATTGAAGAGATCCGCTATCGGACGCAGCAATGCATCAGCACACACCGATACAATCCATCGCATGCCCTCATGAGTCATTTATACCTCGACATATTAAAAACACATATCGATCCACGAATCGATGAAGAACCTATTAACAATCGCAACCCCGCCCAAGACAACCCATTCAAACTACGCCATAACCCACCACAATAACCCCAAATGAATTTAGCTTGGGACGAAATCGCGATGGAGTACAGAGGCGATGAGTTCCGTAATCAATTCGCCGAGCGAAATTGAAACGTTCTCGGCGCAATTCGCGCATGATGTCCAAATCCCTCGGGCAAGAGCCCTTTTGGGTTGCAGTAACTTTCATTACTAGAACTTCACAGCTCTTATGAAAGCGATCACGCCAAGCGGCGATCGCCCCCTCCTCTGGCGAAGCTTCTTTTCCCAGGCGCGCATCCACGGGCAGTCGCAGCACACACCTGGAAGGTCTCGACATCGCCAATCGTGACGACTACAATCGATCGCTTGCGAATTTGGCATTTTCGAACTGTTAAAGCTGACAACCGCATTTCGAAAATGAACTACCATCTCGATGGTCATCAGATGACTATGAGACATCACCAAGCGTTTTAGTATCGCTGAGCACGCTATTCGGTCCTCTGCGTTCTTCTCCCGACGTTTTCGTTTTCCCTCTTTTTCGTTGAACCTGGAGCTTGTCCGTGAAACTTCTCAAGCAGATTGAGCAACGACGCAGCGGTTTTACGCTCGTCGAGTTGTTAGTTGTGATCGCCATTATCGGCGTCTTGATCGCCTTGTTGCTGCCTGCGGTGCAGCAGGCCCGCGAAGCGGCCCGTCGCGCCCAATGCACCAACAATTTGAAGCAATGGACGTTGGCCTCGCACATGTTCGCCGATACGTACACCGACTGGTTTCCGCTCGGGGGAATGAACGGCACCGACAACCCTACACGCGTAGAAAACGGCCGATCGTATCATCGCGTCACCTGGGCAGTTCAGCTGTGGCCGTACATCGAGCAAACCGCCCTGTACGATCAGTACGATTTCACTCGCCATTTCCACGATACTCCCAACCGCGACACCCTGCGGCACGCGATCGACGGTTACTACTGCCCCTCGGATAAAGTGGGCGCTACGCAGGCCACGACCGATACCTATTGGCGGGTGCTGGGCAACTATGTCGGGAACATGGGGAACGCCCACCTCCATCAAACCAGCACCGACGCCGCCGCCTTCCGCGGTTCGCCGTTCCGCATCCGCCACGTTTCGCGTTTGAGCGAAGTGACCGACGGGACGTCAAACACCGCCCTCTTCTCCGAGTTGATCATCGCGTCTCCTGGTCAGTTGGACGACAATCGCGGCGACTTTCTCAATAACGAGGGCAGTCCCGGCTTCATGTCGCTCCTGACGCCGAACGCTTCGAGCCCCGATCAATGCCGCAGCTGCACCGCGTCGTCGATGGATCCGGCAAACAACCTGTATCGCTCGATTCCGTGTTCGACCGTTGGCCAGAATCATGAGATGCAGATTGCCGCTCGCAGTCAGCACCCTGGCGGCGTGATGGTCAG
It includes:
- a CDS encoding DUF1559 domain-containing protein; protein product: MQAVKKRKGFTLVELLVVIAIIGVLIALLLPAVQQAREAARRMSCSNNLKNIGLGLHNYHDTFGSFPSGFIADRDAPATSGNCYSSGGNNREYAPWTVLMLPFIEQSALHDSFNFNERFTMNPIDGAGSATNQAAWLQVLPIYQCPSDPRTSIQENLLCYMGVQGGGPDFQCRAASDANRGLDTDGMLYINSKVGFNSAVDGSTNVIIVGESKYQTHDRTDGKNFGWASSANSTNNWVLGGTIASAIVSINSLTDATHSTQSRGFGSYHPGGCQMLMTDASVQFFVETMDVDMYRQLAIRNDGLPVSGFGRN
- a CDS encoding 3-keto-disaccharide hydrolase, which translates into the protein MFALARLTSLGCLLAIGSVVLAQGANAEEPEVEKLFDGKTLAGWKIADQKSFDRHGEVTVKEGELHLAKGNSATGIYRADQPPKMDYEITLEAKRTAGDDFFCGLTFPIHDQHCTMIIGGWGGGVTGLSNVDDLTAVENGATGYQEFKNDQWYKIKLRVTPEWVTAWVDGDSIFSVSPKEVKFSVWWEQEPMRPLGISTWNTSAAFRKIELKKLK
- a CDS encoding DUF1559 domain-containing protein, producing the protein MKLLKQIEQRRSGFTLVELLVVIAIIGVLIALLLPAVQQAREAARRAQCTNNLKQWTLASHMFADTYTDWFPLGGMNGTDNPTRVENGRSYHRVTWAVQLWPYIEQTALYDQYDFTRHFHDTPNRDTLRHAIDGYYCPSDKVGATQATTDTYWRVLGNYVGNMGNAHLHQTSTDAAAFRGSPFRIRHVSRLSEVTDGTSNTALFSELIIASPGQLDDNRGDFLNNEGSPGFMSLLTPNASSPDQCRSCTASSMDPANNLYRSIPCSTVGQNHEMQIAARSQHPGGVMVSMCDGSVRFVSETVSQGIWEATLSTYGGEVIGQ